Proteins encoded in a region of the Triticum dicoccoides isolate Atlit2015 ecotype Zavitan chromosome 3A, WEW_v2.0, whole genome shotgun sequence genome:
- the LOC119269638 gene encoding ABC transporter B family member 4-like isoform X4: MGERGGHVRAMSAEKWGDKFEFDVLIEVSCWTITGERQAARIRAMYLKAILRQDIAFFDKEMSTGQVVERMSGDTFLIQDAIGEKVGKIIQLLSTFFGGFIVAFVRGWLLTLVMLSSIPPVAVAGAIVSRMMTTLSTKMQAKYGDAGDIVEQTIGTIRTVVSFNGEKQAITTYNKFIRKAYESARREGAVSGLGVGSIMAILFCSYGLAVWYGSKLIVDRGYNGGIVITIIMSVMVGAMSLGQAAPSITAFAQGQGAAYRMFKTIERQPCIDVYNTKGIILEDIKGDVELKDVYFSYPTRPEHLVFDGFSLRVPSGTTMALVGVSGSGKSTVVSLVERFYDPQSGEVLIDGVDIRRMTLGWIRGKIGLVSQEPVLFSSTIRENISYGKDGLNLEEIRRAIELANAANFIDKLPNGLETMVGERGIQLSGGQKQRIAIARAIIKNPRILLLDEATSALDMESERVVQEALDRVMLERTTIIVAHRLSTVKNADVISVLQHGKIVEQGSHVQLVNKPEGAYSQLIHLQETLQVAEAPPDAIIMENSFGSRSFTRKPRSQGSSFRRSTSKGSSFGHSGTHPYPDPCDPMEFNNDQDLEESADKISSDRKKAPIGRLFYLNKPEAPVLALGSIAAAMHGAILPVYGILISSAIKTFYEPPAELLKDSRFWASMFAMLGACALVLIPIEYFLFGLAGGKLVERIRSLTFRSVMHQDINWFDKPEHSSGAIGARLSTDALNVKRLVGENLALNVQTISTIIVGFTIAMVANWKLALIITVVVPLVGFQAYAQMKFLKGLNKNAKLKYEEASQVATDAVGGIRTVASFCAEQKVMDAYEKKCESPTRQGVREGVVGGLGFGFSFLVFYLTYALCFYVGAKFVHGGTATFPEVFRVFFVLVLAASGISRTSAVGADSTKASESAISVFEILDRKSKIDSSSEEGMVVANLRGDIEFQNVCFSYPLRPNVQIFTDLSLSIPSGKTAALVGESGSGKSTAIALLERFYDPSSGRILFDGIELPALKVSWLRLQIGLVAQEPVLFNDTIRANIAYGKQGEASEEEIVAAAEAANAHQFISGLPDGYNTIVGERGIQLSGGQKQRVAIARAVVKDPKVLLLDEATSALDAESERVVQEALDQVMVGRTTVVVAHRLSTVRGADIISVVKNGTIVEKGRHEELLRIKDGAYASLVELSSTSR, from the exons ATGGGGGagaggggcggacatgtccgggcaatGTCCGCAGAAAAATGGGGGGACAAATTTGAG TTTGATGTTTTGATAGAAGTATCATGCTGGACAATTACTGGAGAAAGACAGGCAGCACGAATCAGAGCTATGTATCTCAAGGCGATTCTCAGACAGGACATTGCTTTCTTTGACAAGGAAATGAGCACTGGACAAGTTGTTGAGAGGATGTCTGGGGACACATTCCTCATTCAAGATGCCATTGGAGAAAAG GTTGGCAAGATCATACAGCTCCTTTCTACCTTTTTTGGAGGCTTCATTGTTGCATTTGTGAGAGGATGGCTCTTGACACTTGTTATGCTCTCAAGCATCCCTCCAGTAGCCGTGGCTGGTGCTATTGTGTCAAGGATGATGACAACGTTGTCCACTAAAATGCAAGCAAAATATGGTGATGCTGGAGACATTGTTGAGCAAACTATTGGGACCATTCGAACG GTTGTCTCATTCAATGGTGAGAAGCAAGCTATAACAACATATAACAAGTTCATAAGAAAAGCATATGAGTCTGCTCGTCGAGAAGGTGCTGTCAGTGGCCTTGGAGTGGGTTCAATAATGGCAATCTTGTTTTGCAGCTATGGGTTGGCAGTTTGGTATGGATCTAAATTGATAGTTGACCGAGGATATAATGGTGGCATAGTTATTACTATTATAATGTCCGTCATGGTTGGCGCAAT GTCCTTAGGTCAGGCAGCACCATCAATAACAGCTTTTGCACAAGGTCAAGGAGCAGCATATAGAATGTTCAAGACAATTGAAAGGCAACCATGTATTGATGTATATAACACCAAAGGTATCATATTGGAAGACATCAAGGGTGATGTTGAACTGAAGGATGTCTACTTCAGCTATCCTACCAGGCCTGAACATTTGGTATTTGATGGATTCTCCTTACGGGTACCAAGTGGAACTACAATGGCACTAGTTGGAGTGAGCGGTAGTGGAAAGTCAACTGTGGTCAGTTTGGTGGAGAGATTCTACGATCCACAGTCTGGGGAAGTCTTGATAGATGGAGTTGACATTAGAAGAATGACTCTTGGGTGGATAAGAGGAAAAATCGGTCTCGTCAGCCAAGAACCAGTGTTGTTCTCGAGTACGATCAGAGAAAATATTTCCTATGGGAAGGATGGTCTTAATCTCGAAGAGATCAGAAGAGCAATCGAGCTTGCAAATGCAGCAAACTTCATTGATAAACTGCCAAAT GGTCTTGAGACAATGGTTGGGGAACGTGGGATTCAGCTGTCTGGAGGGCAGAAGCAAAGAATAGCAATTGCTAGAGCGATTATAAAAAACCCTAGGATATTGCTACTTGATGAAGCAACCAGCGCGCTGGATATGGAATCTGAGAGGGTAGTTCAAGAAGCTTTGGATAGGGTAATGTTAGAAAGGACTACAATTATTGTTGCGCATCGCCTAAGCACAGTAAAGAACGCTGATGTCATATCCGTCCTACAACACGGGAAGATTGTGGAACAAG GTTCACATGTACAACTGGTGAACAAACCTGAAGGTGCATACTCTCAGCTGATTCATCTGCAAGAGACTCTGCAGGTAGCAGAAGCCCCTCCTGATGCGATAATAATGGAAAACAGTTTTGGCTCTAGGTCGTTCACAAGGAAACCAAGAAGCCAaggcagctcctttaggagatcaaCCAGTAAAGGCTCCTCTTTTGGGCACAGTGGTACACATCCTTACCCTGATCCATGTGATCCCATGGAATTCAACAATGATCAAGACCTAGAGGAGAGTGCAGATAAAATATCTAGTGACAGAAAGAAAGCTCCAATCGGCCGACTCTTTTATCTGAACAAACCAGAGGCTCCTGTTCTTGCTCTTGGTTCGATTGCTGCTGCAATGCACGGGGCTATTTTGCCTGTATATGGCATATTGATTTCAAGTGCAATAAAGACGTTTTATGAGCCGCCAGCAGAACTACTCAAGGACTCGAGGTTCTGGGCAAGCATGTTTGCCATGCTGGGTGCTTGTGCACTTGTTCTGATTCCAATAGAGTACTTCTTGTTTGGATTAGCAGGTGGGAAGCTTGTGGAGCGCATACGGTCGCTGACATTCCGAAGTGTCATGCACCAGGACATCAACTGGTttgataaacctgaacactctag TGGAGCAATAGGTGCAAGGCTATCGACTGATGCTCTGAACGTGAAGCGGCTTGTAGGAGAAAATTTAGCACTTAATGTCCAGACTATATCAACCATCATAGTAGGTTTCACAATAGCTATGGTGGCAAACTGGAAGCTGGCATTGATTATCACAGTGGTGGTTCCATTGGTGGGTTTCCAAGCCTATGCTCAAATGAAGTTCCTGAAAGGTCTCAATAAAAACGCAAAG TTAAAGTACGAGGAAGCAAGTCAAGTAGCAACTGACGCCGTTGGAGGAATCAGAACTGTGGCGTCGTTTTGCGCAGAGCAGAAGGTGATGGATGCCTATGAAAAGAAATGTGAATCTCCAACAAGGCAGGGAGTGAGGGAAGGTGTTGTTGGTGGCTTGGGATTTGGGTTCTCGTTCCTTGTATTCTACCTTACTTATGCTCTCTGCTTCTACGTCGGTGCAAAGTTTGTTCATGGAGGAACGGCAACATTTCCTGAAGTGTTTCGG GTCTTCTTCGTATTAGTTTTGGCGGCTAGTGGGATCTCACGAACAAGCGCAGTAGGTGCAGATAGCACCAAGGCTAGTGAATCGGCCATCTCCGTGTTCGAAATTCTTGACCGTAAGTCCAAGATAGATTCCAGCAGCGAGGAGGGCATGGTGGTTGCAAATCTCAGGGGTGACATTGAGTTCCAGAATGTGTGCTTCAGCTACCCCTTACGCCCAAATGTTCAAATATTCACTGATCTGTCCTTGAGCATTCCTTCTGGAAAG ACGGCTGCCCTTGTTGGAGAGAGTGGAAGTGGAAAGTCCACTGCCATTGCGCTGCTCGAGAGGTTCTACGACCCGAGTTCAGGCAGGATCCTTTTTGATGGCATTGAGCTTCCGGCCCTCAAGGTCAGTTGGCTTCGGCTGCAGATTGGGCTCGTGGCGCAGGAGCCAGTGCTGTTCAACGACACCATCCGCGCCAACATAGCCTACGGAAAGCAAGGGGAGGCCTCCGAAGAAGAGATCGTGGCTGCAGCCGAAGCAGCCAACGCGCACCAGTTCATCTCCGGGCTGCCCGACGGCTACAACACCATCGTCGGCGAGAGGGGAATCCAGCTGTCCGGCGGGCAGAAGCAGCGGGTAGCCATCGCGAGGGCCGTCGTCAAGGACCCCAAGGTGCTCCTGCTGGACGAGGCAACGAGCGCTCTAGACGCGGAGTCAGAGCGTGTGGTGCAGGAGGCACTGGACCAGGTGATGGTCGGGAGGACGACTGTGGTGGTGGCGCATCGCCTGTCGACTGTGAGAGGCGCCGACATTATCAGCGTGGTGAAGAACGGGACGATAGTGGAGAAAGGAAGGCATGAAGAACTGCTGCGGATCAAGGATGGAGCCTACGCTTCCCTTGTCGAGCTTAGCTCCACTTCAAGATAA